Genomic segment of Dehalococcoidia bacterium:
GGGCCCCTTGAACTCCGAGCCGCCGTCGGTCAGCACGCGCCGCAGGGGCCAGCCGGCCCGCCGGTAGAGGGGCGCGAGGATCTCCCGGAGGAAGCCAGCGGCGGCCTCGGCCGAGAAGGCGGGCAGCAGCCAGGCCACGCCATAGGAGCACGCGGCATCGCAGGCGGTGATCTGCCAGACCCGGCCCACGCCCTTGAGCTTGCCGATGTAGAAGGTGTCCAGGCAGACCAGCTCGCCGGGGACGGCGGCCTGCACGTGGCGCGCCCCCTGGTCGCGGGCGCGGGCCAGCTGGCGCCGCGTACGCTCGGTCAGCAGCCCGCAGGTTCCCGTGCTGTGGTGCTCGAGCAGGGCCAGGCGCTCCCGCCGCCGCCCCAGCCCGGCCCGGCGCAGGATCCGCTGGACGGTGCTGGGGCTCAGCGGCACGCCCAGGTCGCGGGCGAGCTGCAGGCTCACCCGTCGGCAGC
This window contains:
- a CDS encoding helix-turn-helix domain-containing protein, with product MTLEDSILAFRLRVMARAQELQNVTAACRELGISRTLFYRWRRRFERYGRDGLHPRRRQARPGRPSHVPPHVARLVVGQALAWPTWGCRRVSLQLARDLGVPLSPSTVQRILRRAGLGRRRERLALLEHHSTGTCGLLTERTRRQLARARDQGARHVQAAVPGELVCLDTFYIGKLKGVGRVWQITACDAACSYGVAWLLPAFSAEAAAGFLREILAPLYRRAGWPLRRVLTDGGSEFKGP